ctctcctcctttagTTTATCATCATCCTCCATAAGAACAAGGACAACTTTGGCCTTCTCTCTCACATTTCCACCCTTGGGACAGATATGCTTACATTAGACTTTGATCTGACTCTGACTATTTGAGCAAAATCCTATCTAAGCCAGGAAAACTTCTTGTCTTCAAAGTCTTGTAAGCCTGAAAGTGTCAAGAATTGAAAGCTTTTGAATCAAGGGATTCTTACATTTGCTTGAGACTCCAAACGTAGACTGAATCCATTATCACTCTTTATTTGTAAACTTGGTCGAGAGGTTAAAAGGAGTATGATGATATGCACATTATAGTGTCAGTAATGGATACACTTAATGCATAGCATGCAACCTTTAAATGGATACTAAAAGTATCACCTGATCTTTGCCGTCCTTTTCTATAAAGCGATACTCTGTGAGCGCTTTGACGATGTAGATGCTGTCTTTCATTTTCAGAAGCACGCGATCGTCACCGGTCTTTAACAGGTACTCCAGCAGTGTCAGGGACtggcatgaaaaaaaagcatgacaATAAACGAATTTAtctgaaataaaaatgtatgtgactgaaacaaaaacaaactggcAATCTGTACAGTTTAACAGTTTCTTTGTGTTCCATATAAGTGTGAaattcataaaacaaaacaacaaaatccgTTTAAAATCACAGATTTTGCAGGAAAGGATAAACAATATGCAAAAACTTCAAAAGACACAATGCTTGTAGAGGACACTAGTGTAACTGATGGGCCAATACAAAGTCACATGACTGGCAAAGTCCAAATGGTCTGTCATGTTCCTGAGTTGGTGATACCAGTAACTTAATAGCAGATATGTGGTGCAGTTTACGTCTTTACTGAAGACCAGATAAATAAATCATGTCATAGGATGGAACAGAGAGTTTTTCCTTTCACTAAATGGCAATAAATTTCAGTTGAGCTAGAACAGTTAAAAACTGCTGCGCTGGTTAACAATGCAATGTTAAGATTTTAATCTTTTAAACTTTGGGTATCCTTGTACATGAATAGTCATTCTACTGCAGAATATCCTGGTTTTGATCGCATATTCTAACATTTAATTCTAAATCAAAAGGAGTCTGTGTATGAAATGCTAAGTAATAAGAGAAGATGgactatgtatttattgtcaGAGACGAGAGAAATGTTGATAATATTGGCCACAGCCCTTGTTTCAAAAGGAAAGCTACTGATGAATCTATAAGTGCTCTTATTAGccttaattaattattatctatAACTCATCCATCTTGATACACAACAGGAGTCTGGTGCTACAGGCCCCATCAGCCTTTACAAAATGTCCTGTTTCTATAAATAGACTGAAATCTTAAGTTTTGACATTAACATTCACAATAAAGACTGTTTGAAATGGCATTTTAACCACAGTCCTGTTACATGATACACTTATTGTGCATTGTTTGTTATTGATACCTTGTGGATGTGTCTCCAGTTCTTGTCATCTTTCAGGCGCTTCCAGAGCATCGTCATGATCTCGTTGCAGGCCACCACATTGTAGGTGAGATCGGAGAGGTCAGCCATCTGAGAGCTGGACGGGCCCCATGGGTCATTAGACGTCGCCTCTCTCACCTGCGCAGGAAGCAAAGCAAGAAATGTCAGTGTGTAGGAAATATATGGTGGCGGCAGTCCAAAGGTCAGAGATGCCAGcttgtggcaaaaaaaaaggctcatAGTTAGAAATCGTTGCACCGATTACAGTGTAGCATCCTCATCTCATTTTATCACGCTAacaaaaaatcataaataatcTGTTCTGCCAGGTTATTACCAATCATGTTTCACCAGatcagcattttagcatttatcCATATTTCCCCGAACCTAAAAACCTGAAGGTTCGATTTTAGACTCAAGAGAACTGTGTGAGTTTACTGCTGCAGAAACATTAAATCAATGGCTTCTTCTATCGATCTTCCACCTATAACTTTCAACTCAACTGACCCTTTGGTGAGCGCACCCTTTCAAGCAATTGTTGTCTGGAAGATCCAGACAACAATTGCTCCAAACCACAACTGTAATTTAAatgccatatactgtatatgttgacAAATATTAGtgtgtataaaatgatgcacaatACTTCTAAAATGTTTAATTGGATATTAAAAAATGTCCTCTTAGGGTGTGCTAGTGGCCTACAGGTTTAAGGTGCATGTCATCCCCCAACTCTCTTCCCTCGTTTACTGtctaataaaagtaaaaatgttccaaaatccttttgaaaaaaatgcatCTTGAACTAGACTTAAAGGAtttgtgtgtaggatttggcagtggtgtggttgcagattgcaaccaactgtgtACCCCTCCCGCTCACTTCTCCGTTTCCAAGACTGCCGTAACGTGAGacactgagtgcaaaaccgtggtgacgccattcgcctcgctcagaggccatccttaccgtaataacactactttaggagcaatggaagtcagacggcagctggcggtaccacggctCTGCACTCcgcggctcacgttatcgcagtttcaAACGCGTGTTGGAGAAACtatgtaaaaacgtgaaaggctctctctagatccagtgtttggtttgactGTTCTTTGCTACTAtggaaacatggcggagcaatatggcggactccgtgaagaggacctgctccctgtgtagatatgaagggctcattctaagctaccaaaaacacaaagattcttagttttaggtcattatacactaatgagaacatagttatgaatattatatttccattttttgctcccctgaaatgttatacactggacctttaaagaatACAATGAGAAAGCATTTTATTTCCTGCTAGACGAAAAATGTAGCTGACATAATGGAAATAATGGATTGGTTTCAGTTTGTATTACCTTGACCTCTGCCTCAGAGTAGTTCTGGACCAGGTTCTTCAGCTGTCGGCGGAGCATAGAGGACGTCATGGTGTCTAAGGGGGAGGTGGGGAATCAAACCACCAGCAATCTGATTCAGAGAAAACTTGTAAACAATGCTGCATGCTTACATAGAAGAaggatccacacacacatatacacatatgcTTACACACAATCAAACATcataaacaaacatacaaacccCCATACCTTTTGTAAAGTGACTGCTGTCAAAGATGTATTCTATGTTGCTTGAGTGCTGGCTCAGTGAGCGAACATCCTGctgctctctcttcctcctgacTGCACTGATCGTCTCAGGATGACAGAAACCAGATCCTACAGCTGCAGGGAGGAACCAGTCAACATAAAAGAAAAGAGCTGAGGCGTGTGTTGGCACTGGGTGACAATGGCAAGCTTACAAATATGAGCTGCAAAGCTGCACTAAAGGTGTGCCTACACCTGCAGTATGTGTCAGTTTGTCATAATCACTGCGACAAAACACAGATCCTCCTCTGGGTTAGCTTTCTGGCTAAGCTACATGCTAAGTTAGTTAGCTGCCAGCGTCCTGGGGCTGAAAATATGAGCCTTAAACCTCATTTATAGAGCACCTGGATGATCAGTCTGAGTCATATCAACTGTAAGTCGACGTGCTGACAAGTATCATGTATCTGTGTGGATTGACATGTGGTGTGTTCAGGACCTCGGAGAGCGACTAGAGACGAGCAGCAGCCGTCAATATGGCTAACGGTGCGGACGCTGTTGTCGAgcagctaaacatcagcataaaCATCAGACTGCAGCGGTCAGATGAAGGGTTGTATTTAGAGAAACAGCCGCTGCTTTTTAGTTCAAAATAACACGCGCTCGCAGCGCGTTATTTGGAGCATTAAATGTGCGTATTTTGCAGCATAAATATCAGACTAACCCTGAGAGGATCTTCAGGAGTCTTCGAGGAGGAGACGACACGACGACCGTTTCCGCTTCCGCCGTTTTCAGCACCACCTGCAGTCCACGCCCCCTCACCATATATatcgttttttttctcatttaaaaacacatttctgtcaACCAGTTCTTCATCTTTTATtatgaaactgaaaaataaattaccttaaaatgtttttttccctacaatataaaaatgccCAGCAGTTTGTTGAGAGTGAACCGTTATTAACATTTCTGATGCATTCTGGGTAGTGAATCAGTTtcaaatcaattcaattcaattagctttattgatcatgactgtcaggtgaacaatattgcccaAAGCtttaattcaataataaataaaaattaaaaaaataacaaaataaaaacaaaaacacacacatatatatatatatatatatacatagaacatgcatgtaaatggaagaaaacaataaagaagtaattaatgtttgttgtgtcaataaaacaaacaaacaaataaaaaacaaattaataacaatatattgcaatatcaaaggataaatgtaaaaaaacaaaacaaaaaaatcccacatgatatctatctatctaataaaacaaacaaaaaaaaaaataaaaaaacaattaataacaatatattgcaatatcaaaggataaacgTAAACAAGCTTCAGCTGACGGTGACGGTGTCTGACCGTTAGCACGCAAaccacacgcacactcacacgcacacacgcacacacccccTCACagagccctctctctctctctgaacagaGCAGAGTGACTAAATGAGTCACACGCagcacatcaacatcaacatcaactcCCACATCAATAACAGTTGAATCAAGATGGCGGCCGAGGGCGAGTACGAGTCGATCCTGTGCGTGAAGCCCGAAGTCAACGTCTACCGCATCCCGCCGAGAGCCTCAAACCGGGCATACAGGTAACGGAGAACCGCCGGTGGTCGACGGCGAGAtgctgtatacagtatgtgtttaacGGTGttcggtgtgtgtctgtgacgGGTTGCGGGcatttcactctcactgctctgtGTGAGCACGCTTTACACATCACGACTCTGTGAGGGGCTTCATGTTGTGTGTTTATGGAGGAGCGGAGATATGAACATCCGTCTCCAGGTGTTAGTATGTTGACGGTTAACGGAGTCGCTTCTCTGCGCCGCTTTGTTGTCCCCAGCAGGCTGAGCTGTCAGAGATGTGACGGGGGGGGGGTTGTCATCGTGCCGGGTCGATGCGGGCGGTCTGCCAGGACAGTCCCACTCGCTGCTGTCACAGCTTGGATGTCCTCTTTTACACAGGGACACTATTGAACTGAGACAAAAAAGCATTTTTCAGGCTTTTCTGCGTGGATAGTTTTGGATTGAGGTTGTCGTTACAGATTGAAACTTTATGATGTACCCTGTGGTAGATATGCAGACAGTCTGTCAACAGTGTCTGGGTGGACATGCAGGGACAGATCACAGCAAACAGTCAGAATAAACAGATCCATATGGACACCAGCACCCTCACAGGAGAGATAGATGTTTGTCCCATTTCAGATTACTTTAGTACAGTACGACTTTAGACATTACAAAGAGAGGTTATAAGTGTGAATGTTTACCTTCCTTTATATTCATGCCTATAAACCCACTATTAATTGATAAATACATATGTACTTTGAAATCAGTTTAAGCTGGTGGTTTCCAAGAAAAACCTGAAGGGACACAAGATGATTAAAGGGATGCGAGAGATTAAAagatatttacttttttcaacttTTCTTGTGTACTGGATAGGCTACTTTCACCTCAATACCTCTAAAGGTCCTTGAAATAATTTAAATACTGGATACTTTCACCTCCTCATATCTCGAAAGattcttaaaataagtaaaatactgGATACTTTAACCTCTTTATATCTCTAAAGGTCcttaagataagtaaaatactGGATACGTTCACTACTTATATCTAAAGgtccttaaaataagtaaaatactgGATACGTTCACCACTTATATATAAAGGTCCTTAAAATAAGCAAAACAACTGAATACTTTCACAACATTATATCTCTAAAGATCCTTGAAACAAGTAAAATACTGGATACTTTCACCACTTTATATCTATACAAATCCTTAAAACAAGTAAAATACTGGATACTTTCACCACTTTATATCTATACAAATCCTTAAAACAAGTAAAATAATGGATACTTTCACCACTTTATATCTATACAAATCCTTAAAACAAGTAAAATAATGGATACTTTCACCTTCATATCTCGAAAGATTCTTAAAATAAGCAACATACTGGATACTTTCACCACTTTATGTCTCTAACGatccttaaaataagtaaagtaCTGGATACTTTCACCTCCTTATATCtccttcaaatgaaacacaaATCTGTCTTTGCTTTTAACTCACATCCAAACCATAACCTGCTGTACATTCCAATATCCATACTACCATACAATTTactatgccagaaaaagatttagtatgtcccaatacgtACTatgtatgtcaaatgcagtatgccaaaaataccaggatgtattttggcatactgcatctggtcgcattttgcagtatgcaacccaacatgcttttctggctgttctgacccacaatcctctgcacagcagatatacGAGcgagagggtcaaagttcaaggcacaagGTTTTtgacgaagtagtatgtcccaactgtatgtatactgcatgcaacgggcagctgcagtatgaaCTAAAAGTAGATagaaagtatgtgatttggaacgtagccttGTTATGTAGGTTCACAAGTAGACATTACGTCATTTTAGGGTTTCCATTGTAAAATATGCAACATCATTTTTGTGAAACAGGTAGTTGTATAGTAAGAATAAATGGAAATCAATATTCGGTTAATATATCAATTGTTATGAGTAGAATTTTAAGACCTTGTTTTATCTACAGGGCAGCGGACTGGAAGCTGGATACTCCAGACTGGTCTGGTAGAATGAGGGTCACAGCCAAGGGCCAAGTGGCATTCATCAAACTGGAGGACAAGATCTCAGGTATGAGGACTTCATTGTGTATTACAGTATATCTTATAACTCCAGTATGTGATATAATCAATATCtaggggctgtcaatccattaaaatatttaatcccgattaatcaaacatttttcatctgttcaaatgtaccttaaagggagatttgtcaagtatttaatactcttataaacatgggagcaggcaaatatgctgctttaagcaaatatatttattattggaaatcaattaacgacacaaaacaatgacgaatattgtccagaaaccctcacaggtactgcatttagcatcagaaatatgttcaaatcataacatggcaaactgcagcccaacaggcaacaacagctgtcagtgtgtcagtgtgctgacttgactttgacttgacccagactgcatgtgattatcataaagtgggcatgtctgtaaaggggagactcgtgggtacccatagaacccatttacattcacatatctggaagtcagaggtcaagggacccctttgaaaatggccatgccagtttttcctcaacaaaatttagcgtaagtttggagcgttattgagcctccttcactctagctttaaaacttagcCCAGTTCAACCTAAACATCGCAAGGTGTGTTAAAGCGTTACAAAAAATAagcggcgttaaaacaaatttgcgttaatgcgctattatcgcgttaactttgacagccctatcaaCTACATTACTAACTGTACATTACTTTCCCAGGACAAATCAGTCAGAAGCCCTGTGATATATTGGTTACCTGTCCTCTAACCAGGACAAACAAACAGTTTAGAAAATCCATtgataaatggatggatggatggttcaCTGTCTTTGACACATGGTTCGCTATCTCTTGTCCTTTCCCCTCGTGTCCTGTAGGGGAGCTGTTTGCCCAGGCACCAATCAAGGAGTATCCCGGTGCTGCGATGGAAACGGTCAGCGACTCCAGCCGATACTTTGTTCTGCGGATACAGGATGATAACGGTGAGGATGGTATGAAAATGACGAATGTCAAAGCTTGCCTGTTTCAAGGCCCCTAAATCTTATTCTAAGCACGAAGAACTTAATCTTGGCTGTTGTTGGTGTCAGTCACTGTAACGTCACCACCTGTCGTCCGCAGGTCGCAGTGCTTTCATAGGAGTTGGCTTCGGGGACCGAGGGGACGCTTTTGATTTCAACGTGGCTTTGCAGGACCATTTCAAGTAAGCAGTGACTGGGTGGTTTCAGGGTAAAATGGCGATCAATGTCCTCTCCTCGTAATGAATATAACAGGATTACTTTCACACTTAATGTTAAGAAAACATTGAGTCCAGTTAAAAGCATGTACATTCACAGCAATAAATACAGGACTGAACATCATAGTTTTCCTTCCAAAGTATTGACAGTGTTAGCTTGTCCTATACTCGTCCCTCAACCCTCTGCAGCATAAGCAGTCCATGCCAAAACAAGATGCTGTCTTTGGGATACAGTATGCGGTACTGTACTTGTGGAAAGCTGCGTTGCTTTAGTTTTCCTGGAAACTGCTGAGACgcgttgttttatttgtgtatccGTGCTGATGGTTCCTActggatatgtgtgtgtctctgcctcCCTGCAGATGGGTGAAACAGGAGAATGAATTCAGTAAAAACGCCCAGCTCGGGGATTCAGGACCAAAACTGGACTTGGGTTTTAAAGAGGGACAGACCATCACACTCAACATAGGGGTAAGAACTCCAACATGTCCAGATTTTACTTCATTTTCaaagcatttttaaatgaatttagACTGTTGGCAAGTGGAGAAAGGGATGGTCTTATAGTCTGTGGTTTTATAATTGAATTAGACTGCAAGCAGTCAAAGTAAATCAGAAACGACACATTCATTTATTAGGCTCTTAAGAAATAACTTTATGCTGCCTATAAAACAAAACGGAGTGTAACTGGAGATGTGAAGTGTTGAGGACCATCTGTAATTCACAAATCAAGTCATAATTTCCATCcactctttaaagggactgtttgtaactttttaagcgtataaatgtaccgggtcgggacacatgcgcgctcgcatatgctcgctccacctctagacgtgaacgagcgctcactacacactgcagaagagttagtttagctctgagaatatctagtgaatatctagtggatgttttggcagaaataactgctgcagctcctccagaccaacacaggttttccgtgtcttgtgaagtgacggggctctgcagagagaaaccttaacgtctcgttaccgaccgggtgccggtgtctccctgttcactccggctgcgggcggagacgaCAAGttactcgctgcagagccccgctgcctcagcctgtgctgaggcaggaaaagccaacactaggatgagatctaaatcatgttcatggagagaccttcgtctggtcagctaacattactgccaagcagctgaaatatagagtgatattgtggttttagctgacgtgtgacgcctcactgtttttagcgatgctcgttcaggtatatttagagcgagcaagcgcgagctcgacgctgactttcattgatttcacggccacaggtgtcgctgttaacaatcatttctgaaagttacaaatagtcccttttaaaAATGAAGTTTATTAAGAGCCTCTTCTTCATTCAAcactcaatcaatcaattactTCATTTGTCCTCAAAGGGCATTTGGTTTTGCATCAGAGAAACAAAGACACAGAATACaagcaaataaaaaagtttttcaATTGTGTTAGGAGGGATTAAGCTAAATGAcagtcatgtaaaaaaaaacaactgttggTTAAAAACATTCCTAAATTTCGTGAAAGTCTGAGAGAcctcatttttcttttctccgtCTCTAGCAAGGTAAAAAGAGGGATAAACCCCGCCCACAAGGTTCAGGAGGGTTTGGactcctcccaccaccacctGGAGGCAAGATAGCCCCGCCTCCTTTGTCCGGCTCATCCAATCACAACATAGTCCCCCAGACGGGAGACATGGCAACAGGTAGATGGCACTCTCTGTCGAACTAAAGCTGCACCAGGCTGTTTTAATTTTGGGCAAATAATTTGTGCAGCTTTAACCTCCAGGAGTGACCTATTTCCTTAATCACTGTGTTAATTAGTCGCCTGTTAAATGAGTTGTACGTTTTAGAGCTTCAGGCTGCAGGAAATGgaagtgaaatgtgtgtcagttTTTTAAGCTGCTGTTAATGAGCTCCTCATGTCTCCCTGTGTCTCTGTCAGGCTGCCTGCTGGAGCTGGACAGTAGTAACTCTAACACAGTGCTTCAGTCAAACCCTAGTTCAGATCTTTGGGGAGACTTCTCCGCTCCTGCAAGGTAATTTCTTGTAATATACACGATGTGTGGCCATGTGTAAAGTGGCGCggcaagtttatttgtatagcacatttcagcaatggggcaattcaaagtgctttacacaaataatcaacattgcgacaaagtgctaaagaacattaagacataattaaaacaaaaataaaaacaaaaataaagaaaaaaagaaaactttacACAATGTCTTGAAacatggctgcagggatttgttCCCATTCAGCCACAATAGCATTAGTGAGGTCTAACACTGATGTTGGGTGATAAGATTTGGATCACAGTCTGCgttccagttcatcccaaaggttTTGGATGGGGGTTGAGGTCAGCAAAGTTCATCCACACCAAATAAAAGTTCTTTTAAAATACAgttaaatgatttaaatgaagaTAAATTGGTAAATAACTGTAACAGACAAAATAAAGCAATCATATAGTCtaggggctg
This Sebastes fasciatus isolate fSebFas1 chromosome 17, fSebFas1.pri, whole genome shotgun sequence DNA region includes the following protein-coding sequences:
- the necap1 gene encoding adaptin ear-binding coat-associated protein 1 → MAAEGEYESILCVKPEVNVYRIPPRASNRAYRAADWKLDTPDWSGRMRVTAKGQVAFIKLEDKISGELFAQAPIKEYPGAAMETVSDSSRYFVLRIQDDNGRSAFIGVGFGDRGDAFDFNVALQDHFKWVKQENEFSKNAQLGDSGPKLDLGFKEGQTITLNIGQGKKRDKPRPQGSGGFGLLPPPPGGKIAPPPLSGSSNHNIVPQTGDMATGCLLELDSSNSNTVLQSNPSSDLWGDFSAPASSVPPPSPPQNAGNWIQF